The Candidatus Hydrogenedentota bacterium genome contains the following window.
AGCTGCCGACGATGCGCTCATAAGTGTCCCGCAGGGGGCGGACTGTCGCTTCGACCCAGCGCGGGCCGGCGGCCTGGGTGCGCAGGCGGAACTCGAACTGACCGATCTCCTCGTAACCTTCGCGGATCGCCCCGAGGCAATGGCCCACCCTGCCCCGGTCATCTTCCGCCACGAAATCGAGCAAGTTCTGGCCGATGCTCAGGCGGGTATCGAAACCTGTCGTGTTGCGCCAGGCCCGGTTGAGGAAGGTGAGGCGGCCCTCTGCATCGGTCTGGAAGAGGATCTCATTGACCGATTCGACCACGTCCCGGTACATGGCCTGGCTCTCGCGCAGCACCTGCTCGGCCAGCAGCCAGCGGGCCACGTCGCGGAGCACGTAGAGCGTGGCCGGGCGGCCTTCGAAATCGAGGCGCACCCCGGTGGCCTCGGCATTGATGGTCTCGCCGTCCAGCCGGCGGTAACGCAGCGGCAGCGGCGCCAGGCGCTGCTGCCGGGGCGCTGCGTCGAAATCGGCCAGGCGGGCCGCCTCCATGGCCCGATCGTCCGGGTGGATCAGGCTGAGGAGTTCGACGCC
Protein-coding sequences here:
- a CDS encoding PAS domain S-box protein, which codes for GVELLSLIHPDDRAMEAARLADFDAAPRQQRLAPLPLRYRRLDGETINAEATGVRLDFEGRPATLYVLRDVARWLLAEQVLRESQAMYRDVVESVNEILFQTDAEGRLTFLNRAWRNTTGFDTRLSIGQNLLDFVAEDDRGRVGHCLGAIREGYEEIGQFEFRLRTQAAGPRWVEATVRPLRDTYERIVGS